The sequence below is a genomic window from Deltaproteobacteria bacterium.
GATTCCGAGAGATATCAAAGGGCAAGAGATGCAATTATTGCCGACTTCACCTCCCGGCGCGTGAGACCCTGCTCCCATTGCGGTAAAAGCTATCCGGAAAACCCGCTGGAATTGAAGGATCGGCTCGATGAGATCCTGCAAAGCCTGCCGGCCTCGGCCGGTCCTGAAGGGAGGATGGTGGCGCTCATCGCCCCCCATGTTGATCTTACCGTGGGGTTCAGGGGATATTCGGCCGCCTATCAGATGTTAAACGGCGTGGCTCCGTCACGGATCATCATTCTGGGCATCGGGCATCACCTGCAGAACGGCCTCTTCTCTATCACTGACAAGGATTTCGAGACCCCCCTGGGCATTGCCCGGGCCGATCAGGAGGCCGTCGGCCGGTTGCGGGAATCCGGCCGGAACATCATCGCCCCGGACGATTTTGTCCATCGGTCAGAACACTCCATCGAATTCCAGATCATCTTTGTGCAACACCTCCTCAACGACCACCCGGTTGAGGTCGTCCCGATCCTTTGCGGGTCTCTTCAGACAGGCATCCCCGAATACGGCAGACAGGCCTATCAGGAGACCGCAGGCCCTTTTCTCGAAACCTTGCGGAGGCTGCTCCATGAACCGGAACAGGATACCCTGATCGTGGCGGGAGTCGATTTTTTCCACATCGGACCCAAATTCGGCCATGACCTGCCGGCCGCTGCCATGGAGAATCAGGCGAGGACACACGATCAGAATCTCCTCAAACATCTTACCAGACGCGATGCGGACGGCTTCTGGGAAGAATCCAGGGACGTCAGGGATCGCTTCAATGTCTGCGGGTTTTCCGCCCTTGCATGCCTCCTTGAGATCCTGCCGGAATGCCGGGGGGAAGTCCTCCATTATGAGATTTGGCACGAGGCCCCCACCCGCTCCGCAGTCAGCTTTGCCTCGACTGTCTTTACCACATAGACGACCCATCCGAACTGCCCGGTTTCTCATGGGTTCGATGAACCGATTGGAATCTCCTTGAGTATCCAATACAGACATGATAAACTGGATAGAAGTGTAGTTATATCAAAGATATTTGATAGTTCAGTCCTGCTGCCGCAACAAGGTTTCGGGCTTCAGGTTTCAGAAATATCTTCATCCTGTGAAGGATTAGATCTTCAACGTGCAGCCACTACTCGGGGCGTTCGATATAAGGAGTTCGCAGTGAAGTTCAAGGATGTGTTCAAGCTCTTGGCCGACTTTTTTCAAGAGCATGAAGTGGACCATGCGCTGATAGGCGCCTTTGCCTTGAATGCTTATGGATATATGA
It includes:
- the amrB gene encoding AmmeMemoRadiSam system protein B; the protein is MNLLRIRRDLEFFPIQHQGQQFVLIRDSLGLVDEGKAVGLPLYRIMALLDGAMTLRDLQTVLMQHQGGMLVSRDEINSLMTHLDESFLLDSERYQRARDAIIADFTSRRVRPCSHCGKSYPENPLELKDRLDEILQSLPASAGPEGRMVALIAPHVDLTVGFRGYSAAYQMLNGVAPSRIIILGIGHHLQNGLFSITDKDFETPLGIARADQEAVGRLRESGRNIIAPDDFVHRSEHSIEFQIIFVQHLLNDHPVEVVPILCGSLQTGIPEYGRQAYQETAGPFLETLRRLLHEPEQDTLIVAGVDFFHIGPKFGHDLPAAAMENQARTHDQNLLKHLTRRDADGFWEESRDVRDRFNVCGFSALACLLEILPECRGEVLHYEIWHEAPTRSAVSFASTVFTT